atgggacaagtatcagttcTGGAAAGttaaacctacacgtggacgttggaagGGGAGTGaaagctaatataaaaggaaaagtaagtagtccagaagggggttgggaaaaaaggccaagaaccagagcctctcAGACCGTATCGAGGAggaagactcctcgagcgaacatggTTTAAATTTGTATGAACACTATGACCAACTACCGTccggtgactaaggcctagcctttcaaacccacgctctacaaattatattgtttggacatttttacgtgcgaacccaatatcattttatggtcgttacaaattgagtccttacaatagtaattttgcatctaatataagataattaattttcgccttaggcccccaaatgcatTAAGCCGCCCCTGTTTGCTGAAGGTGGTTACTCAGCAAGTTCATCAGATGCCTATGATGATGAGCTTTATCCCCTCACCCCTACACTAGCTTCAATCTTCGATGGGACTTTGAATCTGCACTTCATGGTCTTCAATCAACAAGTTGGACTTCAAAAATTATGGAGATCATGCGCCATTAGGAAGTAGTTagtgtggggcccgaaatctgaggtcccagcccactttgtattaagggCCTAAAGCCCAGGCCGAAGAGCCCTACTGCCAAGGacgcgcaatgaaagctcctttaaggcccaaggatgtggccgaggacgacttcacgtccaacatctcacaaaaacgcctgaagaaaaggacagattcagtacaagagcagcacaagggagaaagctgccaacaccttaatgtggagcccagcgcctgacaagcccatactcataccatgctatccagctttttcccaaccactctgacgtatggattgaCAAGACGAGTAACTACCCCAAACgaggagaaacggacacgtaggtgaagaacgggaagtgaatactagtataaaagggaaagagagctgAGACAAAGAAGGGGAGGCCCCcggaaaaaggagcaaaagaaagaaaaggaggaaggATGGTGAGAATgtaatgctcctcggactaattccgaggagccaAACCTCTCAAACCATATTGATGTAAGGCTCAGTCATAGTGTCCAAACTTGCCTTTGTATTAACTCTCGTGAAACCAGGATCGGACCGCTGCCCAGCGCTCAAGGGTAGGCCTTTCcaaactcactctctacaaatcatattgtttgggttCTTTACATGCGAGCCCAACGTTACCCTTGGGTCGTTTAAAATCGTGTCCCCACAGTTAGATCTTTAGATCATATGGTCCAGCACCATCTATCATCAAATACATTTATCTATAAGCCAAGAGATTCATTGTTGATCTGGAATgcagagggtttttttttttttttttttttaatctatcgTATATGGATGCTATGCCTTCATTATCTTATTATGAACAGAtgaattttaatcaaatatatCAACAAATAGAGTGAAAGACGAACAATAGTAGATCAGTAGTgctatatttattttgattttttttttctatttataagcTATgcgaaaaattataacattatcttcctattatcaaaatattaatcacTGCATTAACAAaattgccaaattttttttgataattacgGAATACTAGCCTTTGAGCATGTGCTCACGCACGTGCTtagagactcttctatttttttggtaaaggttaataatttgcatctgtAGGATTAAAggcccaaattatatattgggcaTTGAGCCTTGTCCAAGAGCTGTCCAAGAGCGTGGGTGGTCTGAGGAAGAACGAATGGAAATAAACGATTCAGGCTCAGTATTTAATGAGTAAGATACAAATGAGAAAGTTGTCCGAAGAGGAATATCTCGGATACTATAAATACAactcaaatatgtattccaatTATCAGAGTGACCTTCCATGAAACTCTAGTGATAGGGACGTacatcatgaacatacgagaatgAGGGgaacctaaaaatatctaagggaaagctgctaccaccgcattgaatgcactgTAGCTACTTTCcaggccgcatttatgtggaggaGACCTCTGAACAATGTtgtcttggctaccacaactcacaaaaagccaaagagggtgtctgatgggacaaatacTCAAATAAGAGCTCAGATGACTAACAAGTATAGGATCAAGATAGTCCaaagagagctatataatgtaagagaccctctaTGAGAAAAGgatagaaaaaatagaaagagaacaCTGTAGCTATCAAAATTATACTTGTATTCAGTTTAGCTGATTTATATAAAGACTTACCTCCTCGGACAGTGAATTGATTCAGATTAGtgcttcttgttcttgtttaatcatcatttaaatccatactagccgttgtccaaTTCATTACGGCCTAGTTCTttaactcactctctacaaatttattgtactgggctcacTGGGCAAAGATCCCATATATCTTGGGCTTGGACTGCAAAACGCGTTTTTACaacatcaattataatttgggattactacattttccaatcacaaaaatacctagGGGTGTGATAAGTGTTAGGAGTTttgaatgaaataatttttttcataacacccctatttatttttgtgattggaaaatgtaacaatctcaaattataataaatgcaaataattaatttttaccaaaaaaatagaagagcctctgaacACAAGGGTGAGtgtgtgctcagaggctagttttCATTAATATTACATATTTAGAACTACTAATACAATCAGATGTGCCATGAGGTTAACTTCAAGAAATGgacaaatataataatttttattttgtagccaaaaaaaaaaaaaaaaaatcttgtatttttatttcgagaatttaatttgtaagtgaataaagtaatttgaaaatcaacctGAGAGTGGCTATATTTTTAGGCAGTGTTTTTGTAagagttagagttgtatttttatcaaattatcatttaattttgtctctacttaaacataacggtgtaggggtatttttgaacaaaaaaaatgagaatccCAAGCAATGGAAAgctcttaaatagtagtatagactAAAAATTTCTGGTGgtgcaatttttaatttttttttattccataaatgaaattatatatatttaatttataaataatattatgttttttaaaaaattatgtgtttattatacattaaaacatattttatgaaTACATATTCATGAAAATATCATAAAGCACCAATTGATACACAAATCACCTAAAAACAACTAGAATCATGATTTGAAATCGcgatcttaatttttttttttaattcaataattagtgGAGATTTGAAACTGAATGTTACAGTGAAAATAAGCATTTgggttaaccaaaaaaaaaaaaaaaaaatgagagatggctagatgaaattatttttacaaattgaaatgttattaattttgaaagatCAAAAAGTTCCGTACTTTTTCTATCATTAAAATCTGAATCTCTATCCGTTGTCCATGTTTTGATCGTTAAAATATATTCTTTGATAGCAACGGTGCCAATGATGAACAtgacaattattaaaaaaaataaccttaataggtgtgaaattttttttttttttttttttttctgcagaaattcattttcaaaaaaccaGAAGCTGGTTTTGACCTAGCTAGGTCTCCCTTTAAGCATGATTAATAGCCGAGAgcttattcaatttttttaattttcaataatgACTCCCTTGAGATGTTCCAAAAGGCAATGTAGATTTGTGCTAGTCACTGCTAGTGCATGCCCATTCTCCATAGCAGTTTTTAGATTTGAAGGGGTTGggtatatgaaaagaaaaatataaaaaattgagaaattaatatAACATCATCGAATCCAAATCTATATTAATTTAAACCTTTGCGACGTGATTCTAATAGGTCAGTGGCAGCCCATACAAGAATGATGAAGGGGGAAAAATCATGATGGAACTAGTAAAACTTATTTGttgcccaaaaagaaaaaggtctTATTCTAAAtctataagattttttttttctataatttgatTGTTATGCGTGTGaaaatttgaatcttgaatgTCTCTATTAGAAATATTGGAATGTATTaaccaattgagttataagGTTTAGGGAAAATTCATAAGATTAAACTTTAAGATTAGTCAttgattgtatttattttcattgGACCTCCACAGGTTTAGAGCAAGTAGATTAGTGCTGACTCAGTTGTGACTTGTAACTCCACCCATAATGACTATGAAGTGGATGAATTGACAACTTTGAGACTTAACCAAAGTTTATGTTATCGTAATCAGAGTGATATGGGATGGTGACTTTTTGGGGTGAAATCATTCGCCTCCCCCCAGAAGGCACTCTTTTGTGGCCCACTTGACTTGTGTCGGCCAAGAATTGCTTTGAAACGCACTAGAACTCTACACATTTTCAAAGAGTTCTTAAAAGACCTTTTTTATGAAGTTTTAGGGCACACGGTAACAAATGCCTTTTATGAATAGTTTACACTTTACATAGACGAGTACTCCACGGCATAGTTTGGTACCTAAGAACACTCAACACTCACATTAatggtgtataataaaaaaaaaaaatttaaaaataataaatttaatgaaatgTTGTGTAACAGATAATTTGATAtaatgtgttttgaaaagtctgtatgtaaaatagaaaaaataggttcttatgttaaaatagacaGAAATTTTTGTATAAGTTAATACCAATGCTTAACATAGATTATTTGACTACCTTCTTTCAATATCCAAAACCTAATAAATCATAATTCTctagaagaacaaaaaaaaaaaacaacaatgataataataacaaagccttagtcctaAAAGGCTAAAACTATGGGGTCCTATTTTTCTATGTGATTCTATCCtatccaaaattaaaagaaatacaaGAATGAAATGGTAACTAAGAGCATTGGATACAATTGGCAAAATTCCTTGGAACATGTTTTGTTCTAAAAATGTTTTGTATTTACTTCAACAATATGCACTTTCAGCTTTCCATAGAAAAGCACTTTGAATGACAGGAGCTCAAAGTATGTAATATGTATCAAATGGAACTATCCTGATGAGTTTGTAAAGAGAATCTCTATTTCAGCAAGTTCAAATATCTCCTTCAGTCTATTGGTAAACTTCTCGGTTATGTTCCGGGTGATCCTCTCCTGAAACTTGGTGCTTTTAAGCCAGGTAATACCCATGTAAACATCACACTTACACGCGCAATGAGCAAGGGGAGATTTCTCAATTTGGTACCTGAAGTGAACCTGCATGTAAAAGGCACCACAAGAAGAGAACTATTTCATTCTTTGTTACTTTGTTAGGTTCATTAAGTACACAAGAAGTTGACGGAAAACAAAATGGAGCAATAAATGGCAGATTGTAAGATTAAAAGTTTCCAAGTTTTTGTCACATACACGGAAGTGATCGCCAAATGGGACACCATGTAGAGCCATAACTTCATTGACAATCCACCCTTCATTTTTAGCAATTGGAAACTTTTGTTGTGTGCATGTGACATCCCCTCCAAAAGTTGAGACATGGCGATTGAACTTGTAAGACAGATGTCGTTCATAAACATCAGGCTTCACAGGATCCCATGTGGTAGTTGTATAATTAAGACAACCAGATTTTCCCATAATTTTATGCTCCAACTTTCCTCCATCAAACATTTCCATCAATGATTTTATCTGCACCACTACCCGACAAACTTTCAGCACCAAAAAACGAGTTCATCAAAGAGAAAAGGGGAGGgcccggggggggggggtgggtgaATAAGGCAAGGGAGTGTTAGCACCAACTGCCAAACTTAGCAGCTTCTAAAGAAATAGTGTGTGTGTTATTAATGGACATGAATctaaagttttaatatttgggTTCAAAACAAGAATAGATGTTAGAGAAAGACCATCTTGAATGCTTAATGAAGATATGGACAAGCGAATGGGAGAATAGACCACTCACATCGACAGGAAGTTCTGCATTGTAAAACTTGGATATATTTGCATCTTCAGCTTCCATACTTGATCCTGCATCAATTCTGGATGCATCTTCAGCATCCAGAATGGACCCTGCATCTTCAAGCGTGACGGACCTCTCATCTTGATCCTCCTGCACTTTCGCAATTTGTTCTTTCTGCTCAGGGGACAATGTTCTTGTTCTCCACAATGCCATAATTGTTCTATGAGTACAACATGGTGAATCATTAAATTTCACATTTATAGAAGTGTGcaaattagataatttttttttttttaagttcaattaTGAGAATGCTTTTGTGAAGCATTTCATTACACTACTACCTGCTAGCAACATTGAATGACACAAATGAttggaaataaaatttgagtctgccttcttcatcttgAGATTTTGCACCATGCCTTGCATCAAGACCTCGACCCTTCCGTAGAACTAAGACCAAAGTAGGGCTACCCACAGATGCCAGGGTCGGAGGAAGCACTTGGATTGCTTCAATATCCtcccaaagaaagaaaaaactggTTTTATGTCCAAATAAATTGGCATAAAACCCCACAATTCTTGCTGATAGAAAGAGCTTTCCCTGCACCAAAAGTCATCCCCAACTTCAAGTTACAGAGACAGAAATAAGCTGGTAAACTAAAAAGCAAATACTATCTGGTAGAGTTGGCCACTAGAACTATTTTATACTCTTAACTAAACAAACGGGAGGGACTTTCGCCAAGCATAAAATCATCTCACTGTGTTCTTCTTGCATTTTAAATAATACCATTCTggttttgatttatttcaatGAGGTCctttgttagtttaatactcAGTTAGTCTTTGATTTCTATTTTCGTACAGCATTGAGGGATTTCGTATTACATGGCCAAGATATGCTTAATATTCTATGAATACGAGTTCAATGCATGGAACTTGTATACACCTTATGGATAGAAGTTACCATATCATTGTCAATGCCATCTTCATCACTGTATAGTATTTGATTAAGCTCTGCAACTGTCTACTTAATAAGACCACTAGACCAACTTTAACAAGCTCACTTTTTGGTGCACTCTGAGTTTAGTTTAAGACCATTCCTTAAACAGACACGTACTCCCATGGTGAATATATCTAGTACCTGTAGATGCATTTTTCTCTTCAGGGAGCATGCATAGTCACTGATGAGAAACTCTTCTGGTGGCAAGCCGAACAGTTTCTGGAATGTTGAATTCTTGTGAGGTGATCGTAGATTCAACTGTCAAGCAACCAACAAGCCATTAGATTGACAATTCtaacagaaaaattaaaaggcTGGCAGGTTCAACAGCAAAATGCTAAATAACTAGCACCACCATGACAGAAAAATTGCTATGCATGAGTAGAGGTTGGATAAAACTGGACTAGATCTCATCATATGCATTCACACATAAATTACAAAAGATAATCAAATAAGAAGGTATATTAAGTGCCTACCTTCTTCCCAACTTCCTTTTCCATCTTGGTCAAATACTCCCTAATTGTTTCAACTCCATTGTTATTGTCCAAAAAAATTCTCAAGTGCAATTTTGACTGAGAAGACTGAGCAAACTTTCCTTCAAGGGGCACCCACATGTCCGCGAGTTCAGTAGATGTGTGTTTTACAAAATTGATCTCAGCATGCCCAAGTGAGGGGGTTTGGTCAAAGGgacaatcaaaatcaaaaacttcCACATCTAAAACTGATGGCGGTTCTTCCATAGCATCAAACTCAAGTATCTCTGCATGATTTTATAAAGATCAGTCATGCAGTAAAATTTGGAGGAACACATGTCAAtggaaaaataattcaaaaacaatagaaaaaatcCAGCATTTAATGGCCTCACCATTCCATTGAGACTCGCGAGGTTGGAGCTGGACAGAGCTTGTTCTTGTTTTACCATTGCAGGTGAAAACCACATAGGGATTGCAAAACTCTGTTGATTCCAAGGATGCTAAGTTGATCCCTTCAATTAAAGCTATGGTAAGAACCCAACCATCACCTTGGGATTTAACTCCATGATCACTTCCTGTATAAATCGAAGTGAAAAATAAGTGAATCCCAGGTCAAAGTTGGAAAAGTGGCACCGAGTGTGAAAGTGCTTTAGATTCCAGTTGGTTAATAAGATATGAGCTAGGTAGCATAATTTGTTACCTCTCTGAAACCTAGCTTGTATGAAGCGTGAGATCATGTTATAAACTCGCTCCAACTGAATGAATAAGAATCCACAAGTAATAAGCTCCTCAATGTTGTCTGGCAAATCAATTCCGTTAAATTCCAAGCCTTGCATTTTCCTGGGCTCGGAAAGTAGAATATGCACTAGAACATACAAAACCATAACAATGGTTGCAACAACAGTGAAATTCCAGAAGTATTCAGTTGTCAAATTCCAGTCTGATTGATGTTCTGTTTGCAAAGTTGCCAGCACATCATCCTTGTTGGATAAGTTCATGGAATCCAACGTTTTAAAGTTCTGAGCAAGCAAGTTTGCAAACTGCTCAAAGCTCTCTTTCAGTCCCTGCCGAACTCCTCCTTCAATCATACCTCTCATCATTGTGTTTTGGAGAAAGTTGATGCCCCAAGACAAAACAAGATGGGAGGATTCTTCTCCTGAGGATAAAGCTGGTCCAGACATTATCTTGTAAAGCAATTCCACCTTGAATGTATTCCCATATGGAACTTCAGGTGTACTTACACTTACTAATACAGCAAATTCCCCTCCACCTGCTCTTATATAGGTTTGCTCCTCTGTAGCCTTAACAGCCTTGACTAACTTTGATGCAGCTTTTATGTAGGAAACATTTCGTGTCAGACATGATGTTTCTCCTGATTTCCAAATCCAACACCCCTCTTGCACATCTATTGTTCCCTGCAGTTCAGCTAATTCTTTTCTAAACTGTGAATCGGGAACAAAAAGAAATGCATTAAGATCATAGGGTGGTACTGCATATATCTGATCTAGAAGAATGCCGCCCTGCAGGTTTTCAGGCATTTCTTGTCCATTGTTTCTTGACTGCATTGTATCAATTCCCTCTTCAAAACTAAAAGTAGAGGGATGTTCTTCCATGCAATCCTCATAATCAGATAATGTACTGGACGTCTCCATAGAATCACCGTTTCTTGGGGCTTCTTCATTCTTATTGAATAGCCTCTCTAGACGACTAGCAACTGCcttcatcaaaattttcccttCTGCCATCTTTCGTCTTGGAGCTTTTGAGCCAACTATGTCCTGACTTGATATATGAGGACCTTCCAATTCTTTAGGCTCCTCGATTTTGACATTTGAATGCACATAATGGGGTTGCTTGGTCAAAGAATCATGGCCTTTTCCATGAAGAGAAATGGTTAGAAGAATTTTCCCTGCATGCAAGGGGCAAAATTATGACAAACCTAAAACAAACGTTCCCCAAGATGCCTAGAAAGCAAAATCCAAACGTTGATTGAATTGACAACAGAGCCGGTCATGACAACGACCACTCCATCAATCTAGCCTTCAAATGTTATGCCATTAACATACTGTCCCTCGAGTTAATTACAAATAAGTAATAACCAATATGCAAACTACAAATTTAAGGGCAAACAACAGGATCCAAGCTTAGACAAAAGCCATAGTGCATTTTGTTACCTAAGATAATAAATTCACATTAGGAAAGAGGGTCACCTTTTTCCTATACCATAAGACAACAAAATTGGATCTCTTAAATCATGAGTAGAAAAGAAGAACGGAATTTCCAAGCGTCCTTCTCATACATGAAATATGCATAATTTGCTTCTCACTAATTGTATTTATctacttattttttttcaaatgttatCATTCTATCAATGGACGCCCTTAATTGTTGataaactattttaggaaagttttgacactatttttattggaaatataaaaaattatcaacacaattaattgtttaatcattttccaataaaatgtttctaaaaatagttcctaaaccaaTGCATTTGGcatttgttaacatttcccattGACTTATTGCACAATATTGAAACCAATTGCTTAAaacataataaaagaaatagtaCTGAGAGAGGTACTAACCATAATCTTCATTAATAAATTTCCCAGCCTTAGGCCTTTCAAGCGGAAACCATGTAGGCAGCAAGGTATGATTTTCCTCAGCAGCAATGGACCAGACAGgaattcgaacccgacccaccAAATCCCTTGAGCCATGGAGCACTCTAGGCTCATCATCATGGTGAAACAAAGACACAACAAGCTCTTCATCCATGTCATGGACTCTGAACACAAACTCTTCATTCCAAACTGGCATCATGGTGTTCCTCAAAATCCTAGTCTTGGACTTGTGCTTCTCAACCTGAAGCTTCACGTACGAGTCCTTCACACTCAAGTCCTTGGCCTCCAACACGTACACATATAGCCTCatgtctatttaaaaaaaaaaaaaaacttacaccTCTAATactatttgaaaaaaagaaaactgggTTTGAAGGGTCTTAAAGTTAGAGACTTggggtggttgttgttgttgttgttgttgatgtatTTGCACTtgtttgaagagagagagagaattgtttGTGAAGCCATGAGGAGACGTGGATGAAGAAGTAAGAGGACACGAGGGAGGTAAGTAAGCTAGAAAGCACGGACGCGGCTGGGAGGGTGGCGCACCCGAGTCCGACGCGGCGCGACGCGGGACGCGGCGTCCGACGCGGTTGACCGCGAGTCCGGCCgcgtctgagtttttttttttttttttctcggatTCGAGCCGAATCGGCTGGATTCGCGCCGACGCGGCTCGATTCGCGCCGAATCGGCTTCGATTCGCGCCGAATCGGGCCGATTTCGGCCAGAATCGGGCCGTATCGGCAATATCGGGTCGTATCGGCCGGCGACCGATACGGCCGATACGGCCGAAATCGGCCGAAATAGGCCGAAACAGGCCGAAATCGGCCTTAAAACTCGCCGGAGAAGCCGAAATTCTGACCTCAGATGTGTttttttgccttcttctttctttgttttatgaatcaagtatattaatgtgttttttaagaatattttaatagtaaaaatatatagaaaatataaataaaaatatttttaataattttttaatcgccgagtcccgccgcacccgcaccctactttttcaaaaattgccgagtcccgcacccgcacccgcacccgcacccgagtcccgaaacgcacccgtgcttcatagtaAGTAAGTACGAAAATATGGAAACCTGTatctaaagagagagagagagagagagagagaagtagtGTTGGTTTGGTTTAAATTTTCGGTAAAGGTTAAATGGGGCTTTGATTTGTTGATATTGCTACTTTTAAACAGTTATCCACTTTGTGTTCTTTGTTTGTATTAGTTTTATAGTGACGCTTTTTCATTCCCAAAGCTGCGTTTGAGAAGTTTTTGGAATCAGAAAAAGAGTGAGGGGAGATGGGGACACAGGAGTACACGCTCCACATGGGACCAGATTTGATTTGAAGAGGAATCGAAACTGCTTTTATCACACGCTCTGATTTCCTTCGTTTATCTAGCTTTCAAAGCCTAATTAACATCTAActttttcagtaaaaaaaaaaaaagcctaattAACTGAACTAAGCAAGTTCTATTTAAAAACTCATTATTGGGGCGTGTAAAGTGTAGATCCTGTTTCTTATAATGGGCTGCACATGATTGGTCTGAAAAGTAGCATCAGGGACACCTAGAAGGTGATTTTGATGGATTCGAAGAATAATTACCACATTATACCttcatgaaaattttaaagGGTCTCATAGATAAGGAGTGAAATAGTCTGACAAAAGATTAAGATGTAACTTCCTTCTTTATAGAATTCGGAATtgaactagatttttttttaaaaaaaataaaaatttataattcgTTAAAAAATGAGAATTTAAACCATAGTTACTCTAATACAAGAGAATACATTATGTAATTAAATTACAAGATTTTGATGAGTTGGATTAGTTTGAGCATCATTATGACTTATGAGAAGCTTTTAAAGAGTGAAGACCTATGGGAAGTAGCAAGCATTAGGAGAGATGAACTATGTCGCAaaaatctatttctttttaataacaTATTAGCAAGAAATTGGACTATATTGAAGCACTCATAAAAGCCTTATTCattcaaattatttgaaaacaaTCTCAATCCAAATAGTTGAGTAAAAAATGGAAGTTGTAAAATAAGACACATTATATGTGGCAAAGTTTGggaaaaatgggcttttgcccttatttttaaaatatctagtACAATGTCtcttttttgatattattaaaCACGGTGtctctgttttgaaactcaatttaaaaaaaaaaaaaaattttgagttacaGGTGGAACTCGAGAGTAGTAATGttgagttttatatatattttgacacttaattttttttttttttgaaaattttagtgaaACTTAACATTGCTAATGTTAAgtttcacttaaaaatatacatataactcgattttgaggaTATTGAGTTTTATacagaactcgagtttcaaaatcaGGGGTATTCTgcttaatagtttcaaaacatagACATTGTGctagatatttaaaaaaatgctaaaatgcaaaactcatcccctaaatttcacattttttcactTCAACCCTTTAAGTTTGGGTTTTGTCATATACCTCTTGTGTGTGGGACCTTGTCCGTATACCTTTTGGACTCATGAATTTTTCACAATCTAATAGAGGGACCTTTTCAAATGTCTGTTTGTATCCataaatgtttatatatatatataccttctTAGCAATGTCTAGTGGACCTTATGAATTATGTTTATGATAGGAATACATAAAGTGTTTCGTGGAGGCCTTTTGTTCATTTACCTTGTGAACCTTATGATAGACATGCAAAAGTAGTGTTTCATAAAGGGACCTTTTGGACCTTTTCAAGTGTTTGATGGGAGTCAtggaacaaagtttctctccaaattagttcGGAAAGATACTCTTCAAACTTTTcatatatctattttttggggttgaattttaaaaatcta
The Quercus lobata isolate SW786 chromosome 10, ValleyOak3.0 Primary Assembly, whole genome shotgun sequence DNA segment above includes these coding regions:
- the LOC115965969 gene encoding C2 and GRAM domain-containing protein At5g50170 isoform X1, translated to MRLYVYVLEAKDLSVKDSYVKLQVEKHKSKTRILRNTMMPVWNEEFVFRVHDMDEELVVSLFHHDDEPRVLHGSRDLVGRVRIPVWSIAAEENHTLLPTWFPLERPKAGKFINEDYGKILLTISLHGKGHDSLTKQPHYVHSNVKIEEPKELEGPHISSQDIVGSKAPRRKMAEGKILMKAVASRLERLFNKNEEAPRNGDSMETSSTLSDYEDCMEEHPSTFSFEEGIDTMQSRNNGQEMPENLQGGILLDQIYAVPPYDLNAFLFVPDSQFRKELAELQGTIDVQEGCWIWKSGETSCLTRNVSYIKAASKLVKAVKATEEQTYIRAGGGEFAVLVSVSTPEVPYGNTFKVELLYKIMSGPALSSGEESSHLVLSWGINFLQNTMMRGMIEGGVRQGLKESFEQFANLLAQNFKTLDSMNLSNKDDVLATLQTEHQSDWNLTTEYFWNFTVVATIVMVLYVLVHILLSEPRKMQGLEFNGIDLPDNIEELITCGFLFIQLERVYNMISRFIQARFQRGSDHGVKSQGDGWVLTIALIEGINLASLESTEFCNPYVVFTCNGKTRTSSVQLQPRESQWNEILEFDAMEEPPSVLDVEVFDFDCPFDQTPSLGHAEINFVKHTSTELADMWVPLEGKFAQSSQSKLHLRIFLDNNNGVETIREYLTKMEKEVGKKLNLRSPHKNSTFQKLFGLPPEEFLISDYACSLKRKMHLQGKLFLSARIVGFYANLFGHKTSFFFLWEDIEAIQVLPPTLASVGSPTLVLVLRKGRGLDARHGAKSQDEEGRLKFYFQSFVSFNVASRTIMALWRTRTLSPEQKEQIAKVQEDQDERSVTLEDAGSILDAEDASRIDAGSSMEAEDANISKFYNAELPVDIKSLMEMFDGGKLEHKIMGKSGCLNYTTTTWDPVKPDVYERHLSYKFNRHVSTFGGDVTCTQQKFPIAKNEGWIVNEVMALHGVPFGDHFRVHFRYQIEKSPLAHCACKCDVYMGITWLKSTKFQERITRNITEKFTNRLKEIFELAEIEILFTNSSG
- the LOC115965969 gene encoding C2 and GRAM domain-containing protein At5g50170 isoform X3; amino-acid sequence: MRLYVYVLEAKDLSVKDSYVKLQVEKHKSKTRILRNTMMPVWNEEFVFRVHDMDEELVVSLFHHDDEPRVLHGSRDLVGRVRIPVWSIAAEENHTLLPTWFPLERPKAGKFINEDYGKILLTISLHGKGHDSLTKQPHYVHSNVKIEEPKELEGPHISSQDIVGSKAPRRKMAEGKILMKAVASRLERLFNKNEEAPRNGDSMETSSTLSDYEDCMEEHPSTFSFEEGIDTMQSRNNGQEMPENLQGGILLDQIYAVPPYDLNAFLFVPDSQFRKELAELQGTIDVQEGCWIWKSGETSCLTRNVSYIKAASKLVKAVKATEEQTYIRAGGGEFAVLVSVSTPEVPYGNTFKVELLYKIMSGPALSSGEESSHLVLSWGINFLQNTMMRGMIEGGVRQGLKESFEQFANLLAQNFKTLDSMNLSNKDDVLATLQTEHQSDWNLTTEYFWNFTVVATIVMVLYVLVHILLSEPRKMQGLEFNGIDLPDNIEELITCGFLFIQLERVYNMISRFIQARFQRGSDHGVKSQGDGWVLTIALIEGINLASLESTEFCNPYVVFTCNGKTRTSSVQLQPRESQWNEILEFDAMEEPPSVLDVEVFDFDCPFDQTPSLGHAEINFVKHTSTELADMWVPLEGKFAQSSQSKLHLRIFLDNNNGVETIREYLTKMEKEVGKKLNLRSPHKNSTFQKLFGLPPEEFLISDYACSLKRKMHLQGKLFLSARIVGFYANLFGHKTSFFFLWEDIEAIQVLPPTLASVGSPTLVLVLRKGRGLDARHGAKSQDEEGRLKFYFQSFVSFNVASRTIMALWRTRTLSPEQKEQIAKVQEDQDERSVTLEDAGSILDAEDASRIDAGSSMEAEDANISKFYNAELPVDWCR